Proteins encoded together in one Aminipila butyrica window:
- a CDS encoding glycerophosphodiester phosphodiesterase family protein, which translates to MKISLRKYIKNTLVVAVAVAIATTLSLGQAAAGEQQLDGPKKDSNSESSQTEKALRPYEKLIAHGAGTVEGFPTSSSVDAMKLAIQNGFKWIELDLEFSSDGKIIMLHDWDRTVTTYLGRKFDKPLSLREFNNQLIYGRFEALTFDKLTKILDENPQVQIITDTKEDNVKLLTKIAETYPQYIKRIIPQIYDYNEFDSVAALGYEDIIFTLYMQNTINYSKLLNFVQDKGVYAVTIDKNYWIKGLPEKLSRDGVTVYTHPVDTIEEAQEQFAKGAYGVYSSDLIPAEVAGWGADYYLTQEDSKGAPIKLTDMELPDSQLREIPIHGNLTDKALSYKLDGQDLETQLAELEDSPSQGHQLTIELWDTKSKAAAKAPQPFYTMTYTVTKNKGQLRVLDTKYDYRLKELKELPKLKDVLAEADKNNKDVQVRELLAQAFIAKAGNYYYYNEGQNGSYWVGDELLAAQRSTSGNVIVPLAETLSQLGADSVTMDKAKYVYMVMNGQKTISQVYGNYLHRGVANSKLSVPISLYREKTMGGGELIAQVSGRTYIEENGLLILLPEDCRISSKQAEKLIEMADLLYKD; encoded by the coding sequence ATGAAGATATCATTAAGAAAATATATAAAGAACACCCTTGTAGTAGCTGTTGCCGTGGCAATAGCTACTACTTTATCGTTAGGGCAAGCAGCAGCCGGCGAGCAGCAGCTGGACGGGCCGAAAAAGGATTCTAATTCGGAATCCAGCCAAACAGAAAAGGCGCTGCGGCCCTATGAGAAGTTAATTGCCCACGGGGCGGGAACCGTAGAGGGATTTCCTACTTCCAGTTCCGTAGACGCCATGAAATTGGCTATTCAAAATGGATTTAAATGGATTGAGCTGGATTTGGAGTTTTCCTCTGATGGTAAGATTATCATGCTTCATGACTGGGACAGAACGGTGACCACTTACCTGGGACGGAAGTTTGATAAACCTTTATCTCTGAGGGAATTCAACAACCAGCTGATATACGGGCGCTTTGAGGCCCTGACTTTTGACAAGTTGACTAAAATCCTGGATGAAAACCCTCAGGTTCAGATTATTACCGACACCAAGGAAGACAACGTCAAGCTGTTGACCAAAATCGCTGAAACCTATCCACAGTACATAAAGCGGATCATTCCTCAGATTTATGATTACAATGAATTTGATTCGGTGGCGGCGCTCGGATATGAAGATATTATCTTTACGCTATATATGCAAAATACGATAAACTACAGCAAATTGCTGAACTTCGTTCAGGACAAAGGTGTTTATGCGGTGACCATAGATAAAAATTACTGGATTAAGGGGTTGCCAGAAAAACTGTCCAGGGATGGCGTGACGGTTTACACGCATCCGGTGGATACCATAGAGGAGGCTCAGGAGCAGTTTGCCAAGGGAGCTTACGGAGTTTACTCCAGCGATTTAATACCTGCGGAGGTGGCAGGCTGGGGGGCAGACTACTATTTGACTCAGGAGGACAGCAAAGGGGCTCCAATCAAGTTGACTGACATGGAACTGCCTGACAGCCAACTGCGAGAAATCCCCATTCACGGCAATCTGACCGATAAAGCGCTGTCCTATAAACTGGATGGCCAAGACTTGGAAACACAACTGGCAGAACTGGAGGACTCACCATCTCAAGGCCACCAGCTGACCATCGAACTCTGGGACACAAAATCCAAAGCTGCGGCCAAAGCCCCTCAGCCTTTTTACACCATGACCTACACGGTGACCAAGAACAAAGGCCAGCTGCGCGTATTGGATACAAAATACGACTACCGGCTGAAAGAGTTAAAAGAGCTGCCGAAGTTGAAGGACGTTCTGGCAGAAGCTGATAAGAACAACAAGGACGTTCAAGTCCGGGAGCTGCTGGCTCAAGCCTTCATCGCCAAGGCTGGAAATTACTATTATTATAATGAAGGACAGAATGGCAGCTATTGGGTAGGGGACGAACTGCTGGCAGCCCAGCGGTCCACCAGCGGCAACGTCATCGTACCTCTGGCAGAGACGTTGTCTCAGTTGGGAGCAGATTCGGTGACCATGGACAAGGCCAAATACGTGTACATGGTTATGAACGGGCAGAAGACCATATCTCAGGTCTACGGCAACTACTTGCACCGGGGCGTGGCTAACAGCAAGCTGTCAGTTCCCATTTCCCTATACAGAGAAAAAACCATGGGAGGCGGGGAGCTGATCGCCCAGGTATCCGGAAGAACCTACATAGAAGAAAATGGCCTGCTGATTCTCTTGCCAGAGGACTGTCGGATTTCCTCAAAGCAGGCCGAGAAATTAATCGAAATGGCGGACTTACTGTATAAGGATTAA
- a CDS encoding acyl-CoA carboxylase subunit beta — protein MNKLEELLQFKAEIAMGGGQAKIDIQHASGKLTARERLDVLFDEGSFVEMDVFVSHRSHNFDLAGKKAPGDGVVTGYGMVDGRLVFAYAQDFTVLGGSLGEYHAEKIVKVQEMALKMGAPIVGLNDSGGARIQEGVNALSGFGKIFYNNTISSGVIPQISVIMGPCAGGAVYSPAITDFIFMVDQTSQMFITGPQVIKTVTGEDITAETLGGAMTHNSVSGVAHFIGADDRETLLEVRELLSYMPSNNLEKAPVYETTDSANRLIPTFNEIIPENPNKAYDMYEIIQDLADDGRYFDVMSLYAKNIITCFIRLDGTTVGVIANQPHVGAGCLDINASDKAARFIRRCDAFNIPLLTIEDVPGFLPGKNQEFGGIIRHGAKMLYAYCEATVPKITMILRKAYGGAYIGMCNKELGADLVLAWPSAQIAVMGAAGAANIVFKKEIKNAEDPRAKREEMITQYEEMFNNPYRAAEMGYVDDIIEPATARQRIISGFDMLKSKRQSLPAKKHGNIPL, from the coding sequence ATGAACAAACTTGAAGAACTGTTGCAATTCAAGGCGGAAATCGCCATGGGTGGCGGACAGGCTAAAATTGATATTCAGCATGCCAGCGGAAAGCTGACGGCCCGGGAACGGCTGGACGTTCTCTTCGATGAAGGCAGCTTTGTGGAAATGGACGTGTTCGTTTCCCACCGAAGTCACAATTTTGACTTGGCAGGGAAAAAAGCCCCAGGAGACGGAGTCGTTACTGGATATGGCATGGTAGATGGGCGGCTGGTCTTTGCTTATGCTCAGGATTTTACTGTATTGGGAGGCTCTTTGGGTGAATACCATGCAGAAAAGATTGTTAAGGTTCAGGAGATGGCCTTGAAGATGGGAGCGCCTATCGTGGGGTTGAACGATTCTGGCGGAGCCCGGATTCAGGAGGGGGTTAATGCCCTGTCCGGTTTCGGAAAAATCTTTTACAACAATACTATTTCCTCCGGAGTTATTCCTCAGATTTCAGTAATCATGGGTCCTTGCGCCGGCGGAGCCGTTTATTCCCCGGCCATTACCGACTTTATCTTCATGGTGGACCAGACCAGCCAGATGTTTATCACTGGCCCTCAGGTCATCAAGACGGTGACGGGAGAAGATATTACAGCGGAGACTCTGGGCGGGGCCATGACCCACAACTCTGTCAGCGGTGTAGCCCACTTTATTGGTGCCGATGATAGAGAGACCTTACTGGAGGTTCGGGAACTGCTGTCCTACATGCCGTCTAACAATCTGGAGAAGGCGCCTGTCTATGAGACGACGGACTCGGCCAATCGATTGATTCCAACATTCAATGAGATTATTCCGGAAAATCCCAACAAGGCTTACGACATGTATGAGATCATCCAGGACCTAGCTGACGATGGTCGCTACTTCGATGTGATGTCTCTTTATGCTAAAAATATTATCACCTGCTTTATCCGTCTGGACGGTACGACAGTAGGCGTTATTGCGAATCAACCCCATGTGGGAGCCGGATGTCTGGACATCAATGCTTCGGATAAAGCGGCTCGGTTTATCCGTCGATGCGATGCCTTTAACATTCCACTGCTGACCATTGAGGATGTGCCGGGCTTCTTGCCAGGCAAGAACCAGGAATTTGGTGGTATCATCCGCCATGGGGCAAAAATGCTGTACGCCTATTGTGAGGCGACGGTGCCGAAGATTACCATGATTTTGCGAAAAGCTTATGGCGGTGCCTATATCGGCATGTGCAATAAGGAACTGGGCGCAGATTTGGTACTGGCTTGGCCATCTGCACAGATTGCCGTTATGGGTGCAGCCGGAGCAGCAAACATCGTCTTTAAGAAAGAAATTAAGAATGCGGAGGATCCTCGAGCCAAGCGAGAGGAAATGATTACCCAATACGAAGAGATGTTTAATAACCCGTATCGGGCGGCAGAAATGGGCTACGTGGACGATATCATCGAACCGGCTACTGCTCGCCAGCGGATTATCAGCGGTTTCGATATGCTAAAGTCTAAGCGCCAGTCCCTGCCTGCCAAAAAGCATGGAAATATTCCGCTATAA
- a CDS encoding PucR family transcriptional regulator, whose translation MKVTVNDCLALEIFKNARIVAGTKKLERRVRTVSVLETTQVEQVRNHFAHDSEMVLSGFFNTRADEHQQIEIIRTLSEAGTAALVLFYVRSPELELKSDVLATADRVGLPIIVMPDDLDIKYADVIKQVMENILFGDNFGNRLISNTIFHLLNFEKHSNFQSAVREAAINNDFQLILLSEDFNPILSIETRHKATIQDAINLGRERDVERSAVYTMIDVNGVLTYWGPVMISGEKYFMFIVDNEDSYSAGEITKLAEIIELAMGMWKYTPERDARAEFIKALRRGNKSLAYTLKEEAGIESDNLLSVFFARGIENEEGYKILMNFEKDEDLGIMKITEGEETYGMILNRKGQAEEMKSAKRASCISLFNKLKEEKTVRIFHVTGVDGIEGAADAYRLISESWGFVQNVFPYKRVFTKYELALVSNCINIQLQGGYVKKNYIELLEPFKEAKENKGRQLLETLETFVLDAGMNSAKTSEFMGIHTNTVQYRLKKINEVLDVEITGNRVIPGLTIALALKRLERVVH comes from the coding sequence TGCACGAATAGTAGCTGGCACCAAGAAGCTGGAGCGCCGGGTTCGTACCGTGTCCGTTTTGGAGACCACCCAGGTGGAGCAGGTGCGCAACCATTTCGCCCATGACAGTGAGATGGTTCTGTCGGGCTTCTTCAACACCAGAGCCGATGAACATCAGCAGATTGAAATTATCCGCACGCTGTCTGAGGCGGGTACCGCAGCCTTGGTCCTGTTCTACGTCCGCTCTCCGGAATTAGAACTGAAATCGGATGTGCTGGCTACGGCGGACCGGGTGGGTCTGCCTATCATCGTCATGCCAGACGATCTGGATATCAAATATGCAGATGTGATTAAGCAGGTTATGGAGAACATCCTTTTTGGGGATAATTTTGGCAATCGGCTGATTAGCAATACCATCTTCCACCTGTTGAACTTTGAGAAGCACAGCAATTTTCAGTCAGCAGTCCGAGAGGCAGCTATCAACAACGATTTTCAGTTGATACTTCTCAGCGAAGATTTTAACCCGATTCTCTCTATTGAGACCCGGCACAAGGCTACCATCCAGGATGCCATTAACTTGGGTCGGGAGCGGGATGTGGAGCGTTCAGCAGTTTACACCATGATTGACGTGAACGGGGTACTCACCTATTGGGGACCGGTGATGATCAGCGGTGAAAAGTATTTTATGTTTATCGTGGACAACGAAGATTCCTATTCGGCGGGAGAAATTACCAAGCTGGCGGAGATTATAGAACTGGCTATGGGGATGTGGAAGTACACGCCAGAAAGGGATGCTCGGGCGGAGTTTATTAAGGCCCTGCGCCGGGGAAATAAAAGTCTGGCCTATACCTTGAAGGAGGAGGCAGGCATCGAGAGTGACAACCTTCTGAGTGTCTTTTTTGCCAGAGGCATTGAAAACGAAGAGGGCTATAAGATCCTGATGAATTTTGAAAAGGACGAAGATTTAGGCATCATGAAAATTACTGAGGGAGAAGAAACCTACGGTATGATTCTCAACCGCAAGGGTCAGGCGGAAGAGATGAAGTCGGCCAAGCGGGCCAGCTGTATCAGTCTGTTTAATAAACTGAAAGAGGAAAAGACCGTGCGGATTTTCCACGTTACTGGTGTAGATGGAATCGAGGGCGCGGCGGACGCCTATCGGCTGATCAGTGAATCTTGGGGCTTTGTACAGAACGTCTTTCCATACAAGCGCGTGTTTACCAAGTACGAGCTGGCACTGGTAAGTAATTGCATCAACATTCAGCTTCAAGGCGGATATGTCAAAAAGAATTACATTGAGCTTTTAGAGCCGTTTAAGGAGGCCAAGGAAAACAAGGGCCGACAGCTGTTGGAGACCTTGGAGACCTTTGTGCTGGACGCAGGTATGAACAGCGCCAAAACATCAGAGTTCATGGGCATACATACCAATACCGTTCAATATCGGCTGAAGAAGATAAACGAAGTGCTAGACGTGGAAATAACGGGAAACCGGGTTATCCCTGGCTTGACCATCGCTTTGGCCCTGAAAAGGCTGGAACGGGTAGTCCACTGA